A window of the Polaribacter batillariae genome harbors these coding sequences:
- the leuB gene encoding 3-isopropylmalate dehydrogenase: protein MKYTIAVIPGDGIGPEVTNQAKKALDAVAEVYDHIFLYEEAQMGSCAIEATGNPLPEKTIEICKKADAILFGAIGDPKYDNDPSLRIRPEQGLLKLRKELDLFCNVNPVKAYDQLIKNSPLKREIIKGTDIVIFRELTSGIYFGKKEVSKDGKNAFDVCSYCEDEISRIAHLAFKAAQGRKKKVTLIDKSNVLETSKLWRKTVTEIAKQYKNVALEHMYADNAAMKLILKPKSFDVVLTDNLFGDIFSDEVSVISGSIGLLSSSSIGNNNALFAPVHGTFSEAKGKDIANPLASILSAAMLLEHLGLLEEADAIERAVEKSLDLNITTEDIKGKNKYAASTSKVGDFIADYILNQEDSNLNFINIHAGQSTII, encoded by the coding sequence ATGAAATACACAATAGCAGTAATTCCAGGAGATGGTATTGGGCCAGAAGTAACCAATCAAGCAAAAAAAGCATTAGATGCAGTTGCAGAAGTGTACGACCATATTTTTTTATACGAAGAAGCTCAAATGGGTTCTTGTGCAATCGAGGCAACAGGAAATCCTTTGCCAGAAAAAACAATTGAAATTTGTAAAAAAGCAGATGCCATTTTATTTGGTGCTATTGGCGATCCAAAGTACGACAACGATCCATCGTTAAGAATAAGACCAGAACAAGGTTTGCTAAAATTAAGAAAAGAATTGGATCTTTTTTGCAATGTAAACCCTGTAAAAGCCTACGACCAACTTATTAAAAACTCTCCATTAAAAAGAGAGATTATAAAAGGTACAGATATTGTAATTTTTAGAGAATTAACATCAGGCATTTATTTTGGCAAAAAAGAAGTAAGCAAAGATGGTAAAAATGCATTCGATGTTTGCTCTTATTGCGAAGACGAAATTTCGAGAATTGCACATTTGGCATTTAAAGCAGCACAAGGCAGAAAGAAAAAAGTAACTCTAATAGATAAATCTAATGTATTAGAAACTTCGAAACTGTGGCGAAAAACAGTTACAGAAATTGCAAAACAATACAAAAATGTAGCATTAGAGCATATGTATGCAGATAATGCTGCGATGAAGTTAATTTTAAAACCCAAAAGCTTCGACGTTGTTTTAACAGACAACCTATTTGGAGATATATTTTCAGACGAAGTTAGCGTAATTAGTGGTTCAATAGGTTTATTATCGTCTTCTTCCATAGGAAATAACAACGCATTATTTGCGCCAGTTCACGGAACATTTTCAGAAGCAAAAGGCAAAGATATCGCAAATCCATTAGCATCAATTTTATCTGCAGCCATGCTATTAGAGCACTTAGGTTTGTTAGAAGAAGCAGATGCTATTGAAAGAGCAGTAGAAAAATCTTTAGACTTAAACATCACTACAGAAGACATTAAAGGAAAAAATAAATACGCAGCATCGACGTCTAAAGTAGGCGATTTTATTGCAGATTATATCTTAAATCAAGAAGATAGCAATCTAAATTTTATAAATATTCACGCTGGGCAAAGTACCATTATTTAA
- a CDS encoding 2-isopropylmalate synthase, whose amino-acid sequence MQDNQVQIFDTTLRDGEQVPGCKLDTKQKLVIAERLDLLGVNVIEAGFPVSSPGDFASVSEIAKIVKNATVCGLTRAVENDIKVAVEALKFAKYPRIHTGIGTSDSHIKFKFNSTREKVIERAVKAVSYAKSFVEDIEFYAEDAGRTDNAFLAKVCEEVIKAGATVLNIPDTTGYCLPEEYGAKMKYLRENVKGIENVILSCHCHNDLGMATANSIAGVINGARQIECTINGIGERAGNTALEEVVMVLKQHPYLNLETSINTKLLYDTSIMVRESMGMPVQPNKAIVGANAFAHSSGIHQDGVIKNRETYEIMNPEDVGVTESAIVLTARSGRAALAYRAKKIGYELTKIQLDKAYTSFLETADKQKEVKDEDIHQIMKKVNKTSKIAVASS is encoded by the coding sequence ATGCAAGACAATCAAGTACAAATTTTCGACACAACACTAAGAGATGGTGAGCAGGTTCCTGGCTGTAAGTTAGATACAAAACAGAAATTAGTGATTGCAGAGCGATTAGATTTGTTGGGCGTAAATGTAATTGAAGCTGGTTTTCCAGTATCAAGTCCAGGAGATTTCGCGTCTGTTTCTGAAATTGCAAAAATTGTAAAAAATGCTACAGTTTGTGGTTTAACTAGAGCTGTAGAAAACGATATTAAAGTTGCAGTAGAAGCATTAAAATTTGCAAAATATCCAAGAATTCATACAGGAATTGGAACGAGTGATTCTCATATAAAATTTAAATTTAACTCTACAAGAGAAAAAGTAATAGAACGTGCCGTAAAAGCAGTTTCTTACGCAAAATCTTTTGTGGAAGATATCGAATTTTATGCCGAAGATGCTGGTAGAACAGACAACGCATTTTTAGCTAAAGTTTGCGAAGAAGTAATTAAAGCTGGGGCAACTGTTTTAAATATTCCAGATACAACTGGGTATTGTTTGCCAGAAGAGTATGGTGCAAAAATGAAATATTTACGTGAAAACGTAAAAGGAATCGAAAATGTAATTCTTTCTTGTCACTGTCATAACGACTTAGGAATGGCAACTGCCAACTCAATTGCCGGAGTTATTAATGGTGCGCGTCAAATAGAATGTACCATTAATGGAATTGGAGAAAGAGCAGGCAATACAGCTTTAGAAGAAGTGGTTATGGTGTTAAAACAACACCCTTATTTAAACTTAGAAACTTCTATCAATACAAAGTTATTGTACGATACTTCTATTATGGTGAGAGAAAGTATGGGAATGCCTGTACAACCAAACAAAGCAATTGTAGGTGCAAATGCATTTGCGCATAGTTCTGGAATTCATCAAGATGGAGTAATAAAAAACAGAGAAACCTACGAGATTATGAATCCAGAAGATGTTGGTGTTACAGAAAGTGCTATTGTTTTAACAGCCAGAAGTGGTAGAGCAGCATTGGCTTATAGAGCGAAGAAAATAGGGTACGAATTAACTAAAATTCAGTTAGATAAAGCCTATACTTCGTTTTTAGAAACGGCAGACAAACAGAAAGAAGTAAAAGATGAAGATATTCATCAAATAATGAAAAAAGTAAATAAAACCTCTAAAATAGCAGTTGCTTCATCTTAG
- the thrA gene encoding bifunctional aspartate kinase/homoserine dehydrogenase I, with the protein MKVLKFGGSSVANSENIKKVLAIVEKTSKTSKIAVVVSAFGKTTNALIEGAHLAATKNEAYKTVLEKLEAHHFNVIKDLISLENQPEILNHAKELFHQLATIYEGCYLLEELTPKTLATISSFGELLSSYIIAKAANISFETGYKDSREIIIASNNYLNATVNFAETNKNITAYFSGNQKKVTLLPGFVAKTSEGKTTTLGRGGSDYTAAIIAAAVNADELQIWTDVSGMFTANPSVVKQAFPIPHISYHEAMELSHFGAKVIYPPTIQPVLKKEISIRIKNTFKPEEEGTLIAKETSNKKPVKGISHIENITLITLEGSGMVGIPGFSKRLFEAISFHNINIILITQASSELSICIGIADEDAQKAKAVIDETFEFEIEKQKVNPVKLEQDLCIIALVGDNMKNHQGLSGQMFSSLGKNNVNIRAIAQGSTEKNISAVINKNDAKKALNTLHEQFFEEKIKQINLFVTGVGNVGERFLAQLEQQKKHLKKHLKLNVRVIGLSNSRKMIFNEKGIDLKNWKALLENGESTSLERFFNKTKQCNLRNSVFVDNTANQAVSEVYENYLRQSIGVVTCNKIACASLLENYKTLKAISRKYNAPFLFETNVGAGLPIIDTLKNLINSGDRVHKIQAVLSGSLNFVFNNFNKNTTFHDVVAQAQKEGYTEPDPKIDLSGVDVARKILILARESGYDLELSDISKNAFLPEESLKTKNNDDFYASLTKNEAHFQQIFKEANDKNCRLKYVAEFIDGKANVGLQHIPAEHPFYNLEGSDNIVLFFTDRYPENPLIIKGAGAGADVTASGIFADIIRTTK; encoded by the coding sequence ATGAAAGTATTAAAATTCGGCGGTTCGTCTGTCGCAAATTCAGAAAACATAAAAAAGGTTTTAGCCATTGTTGAAAAAACTTCAAAAACAAGTAAAATTGCTGTTGTGGTTTCTGCATTCGGAAAAACAACCAATGCACTAATTGAAGGTGCACATTTAGCAGCTACAAAAAATGAAGCCTATAAAACGGTTTTAGAAAAGTTAGAAGCACATCATTTTAATGTAATTAAAGACTTGATTTCTTTAGAAAATCAACCTGAAATTCTAAATCACGCAAAAGAACTTTTCCACCAATTAGCAACCATTTACGAAGGTTGTTACTTATTGGAAGAATTAACGCCCAAAACATTGGCAACCATTTCTAGTTTTGGCGAGTTATTATCTTCTTACATTATCGCAAAAGCGGCGAACATTTCTTTTGAAACTGGATATAAAGACAGTAGAGAAATTATTATCGCATCTAATAATTACCTAAATGCAACCGTTAATTTTGCCGAAACAAATAAAAATATTACTGCTTATTTTAGTGGAAATCAAAAAAAAGTAACACTTTTACCCGGTTTTGTCGCCAAAACAAGCGAAGGAAAAACCACTACTTTAGGACGTGGAGGCTCAGATTATACTGCTGCAATTATTGCTGCCGCTGTAAATGCAGATGAGTTACAAATTTGGACAGACGTTTCTGGAATGTTTACTGCCAATCCAAGTGTGGTAAAACAAGCGTTTCCTATTCCACATATTTCGTATCACGAAGCCATGGAATTGTCTCATTTTGGCGCGAAAGTTATTTATCCGCCAACGATTCAGCCAGTGTTGAAAAAAGAAATTTCTATTAGAATTAAAAATACATTTAAACCAGAAGAAGAAGGTACTTTAATCGCCAAAGAAACTAGTAACAAAAAGCCTGTAAAAGGAATTAGTCATATAGAAAACATAACTTTAATTACCTTAGAAGGCAGTGGCATGGTTGGCATTCCAGGCTTTTCTAAACGTTTATTTGAAGCGATTTCTTTTCATAATATCAATATTATTTTAATTACTCAAGCTTCGTCAGAATTATCGATTTGTATTGGTATTGCTGATGAAGATGCACAAAAAGCAAAAGCAGTAATCGACGAAACTTTCGAGTTTGAAATCGAGAAACAAAAAGTAAATCCTGTAAAATTAGAACAAGATTTATGCATTATTGCTTTGGTGGGCGATAATATGAAAAATCATCAAGGTTTAAGCGGACAAATGTTTAGTTCTTTAGGAAAAAATAATGTGAATATTAGAGCCATTGCACAAGGTTCTACTGAGAAAAATATTTCTGCAGTAATTAATAAAAATGATGCAAAAAAGGCCTTAAACACCTTACACGAACAATTTTTTGAAGAAAAAATTAAGCAAATCAATCTTTTTGTAACTGGAGTTGGTAATGTTGGCGAACGCTTTTTAGCACAATTAGAACAGCAAAAAAAACACTTAAAAAAGCATTTAAAACTAAACGTTCGTGTCATTGGTTTGTCTAACTCCAGAAAAATGATTTTTAACGAAAAAGGAATCGATTTAAAAAACTGGAAAGCGCTTTTAGAAAACGGAGAATCAACAAGTTTAGAGAGATTCTTCAACAAGACAAAACAATGTAATTTAAGAAATAGTGTTTTTGTAGATAACACTGCAAACCAAGCCGTTTCCGAAGTTTACGAGAATTATTTAAGACAAAGTATTGGTGTCGTAACCTGCAATAAAATTGCTTGTGCTTCTTTGTTAGAAAATTACAAAACATTAAAAGCAATTTCAAGAAAATACAATGCGCCATTTTTGTTTGAAACCAATGTAGGTGCAGGTTTACCAATTATAGATACCTTAAAAAACTTAATTAATTCTGGTGATAGAGTTCATAAAATCCAGGCTGTTTTATCCGGAAGTTTAAACTTTGTGTTTAATAATTTTAATAAAAATACAACGTTTCATGATGTTGTAGCGCAAGCACAAAAAGAAGGTTATACAGAACCAGATCCAAAGATCGATTTAAGTGGTGTGGATGTTGCCAGAAAAATTTTAATTCTTGCTAGAGAAAGTGGTTACGATTTAGAATTAAGCGATATTTCTAAAAATGCTTTTCTTCCTGAAGAAAGTTTAAAAACCAAAAATAATGATGATTTCTACGCTTCTTTAACAAAGAACGAAGCACATTTTCAACAAATTTTTAAGGAAGCAAATGACAAAAATTGTCGTTTAAAATATGTCGCAGAATTTATAGACGGAAAAGCAAATGTTGGTTTGCAACACATTCCAGCAGAGCATCCTTTTTATAATTTAGAAGGAAGTGATAATATTGTATTATTTTTTACAGATAGATATCCAGAAAATCCTTTAATTATAAAAGGTGCTGGTGCTGGTGCAGATGTTACTGCTTCTGGTATTTTTGCTGATATAATTAGAACTACTAAATAA
- a CDS encoding homoserine kinase — MKTLKIFSPATVANVSCGFDSMGFAVDAIGDEMTFTKTAEKGVKITKITGANLTYDVDKNAASAVVKKILLEANADFGIELTIHKGFSPGSGLGSSAASAAGAAFGVNQFLENKYSDLELTKFAMFGEEVACGTPIADNVAAAIYGGFVLVRSYEPLDIIKLPVPEKLRVVAIHPQIEVKTKDAREVLPREIPLKNAITQWANVGGLVSGLYTSNYELISNSLVDLVAEPARKSLIPFFDGVKESAIKAGALGAGISGSGPTVYALCEGDIIAEEVHNAIHKTYKNTGIDFEIFTSKVNPAGIKIL, encoded by the coding sequence ATGAAAACTTTAAAAATATTTTCTCCTGCAACTGTTGCCAATGTTTCCTGCGGATTCGATTCTATGGGTTTTGCTGTAGATGCCATTGGCGATGAAATGACGTTTACAAAAACCGCAGAAAAAGGTGTAAAAATAACCAAGATTACGGGTGCAAATTTAACCTATGATGTTGATAAAAATGCAGCAAGTGCAGTCGTGAAAAAGATATTATTAGAAGCTAATGCCGATTTCGGAATTGAACTTACCATCCACAAAGGATTTTCTCCTGGAAGTGGTTTGGGTAGTTCTGCTGCAAGTGCTGCTGGTGCTGCTTTTGGGGTAAATCAGTTTTTAGAAAACAAATATTCTGATTTAGAACTCACTAAATTTGCGATGTTTGGCGAAGAAGTTGCTTGCGGAACTCCAATTGCCGACAATGTTGCAGCCGCAATTTATGGAGGTTTTGTATTGGTTAGAAGTTACGAACCTTTGGATATTATAAAACTTCCAGTTCCAGAAAAGTTGAGAGTAGTGGCAATTCATCCTCAAATTGAAGTAAAAACAAAAGATGCTAGAGAAGTTTTGCCGAGAGAAATTCCGTTAAAAAATGCCATTACACAATGGGCAAATGTTGGTGGATTGGTAAGTGGATTGTACACAAGCAATTACGAATTAATTAGCAATTCTTTGGTAGATTTGGTGGCAGAACCTGCCAGAAAATCTTTAATTCCGTTTTTTGATGGAGTGAAAGAAAGCGCCATAAAAGCTGGTGCTTTAGGTGCAGGAATTTCTGGTTCTGGCCCAACAGTTTATGCTTTATGCGAAGGTGATATAATTGCAGAAGAAGTACACAATGCTATTCATAAAACGTATAAAAATACTGGAATCGATTTTGAAATCTTTACTTCAAAAGTGAATCCAGCAGGAATAAAAATATTATAA
- the thrC gene encoding threonine synthase — protein sequence MNYYSLHRKSPNTNFKNAVVEGLAKDRGIYFPETITPLSKDFIENIEDYSNQEIAFEVIQQFVGDEIPAEKLKEIVAETVSFDFPVVKITDKIASLELFHGPTMAFKDVGAKFMAKCLEYFNQGNEDEVTVLVATSGDTGGAVANGFLGAKGVNVVILYPSGKVSDIQEKQLTTLGQNITALEVDGVFDDCQEMVKTAFLDEEITKTLTSANSINVARWLPQMFYFFFTYKELKKLNKELVFSVPSGNFGNICAGIMAQKLGLPIKHFVASTNVNDTVPNYLKDGKYIPKPSKATISNAMDVGNPSNFIRIQELYNNDFETIKTHFSSYSFSDDATREKMKTIYKDSGYVADPHGAVGYLGLEKYGLNENEFGVFLETAHPVKFLDVVEETLPIKVEIPEQIQKVINNKKAAIKASSYEDLKAFLMGN from the coding sequence ATGAACTACTACAGTTTACATAGAAAATCGCCAAATACAAACTTTAAAAACGCAGTTGTAGAAGGTTTGGCAAAAGACAGAGGAATTTATTTTCCTGAAACAATTACGCCACTTTCAAAAGATTTTATTGAAAATATAGAAGATTATTCCAATCAAGAAATTGCTTTTGAAGTGATTCAACAATTTGTGGGTGATGAAATTCCGGCGGAAAAATTAAAAGAAATTGTGGCAGAAACGGTTTCTTTCGATTTTCCTGTGGTAAAAATTACAGATAAAATTGCTTCTTTAGAATTATTTCACGGCCCAACAATGGCTTTTAAAGATGTTGGCGCCAAATTTATGGCGAAGTGTTTGGAATATTTCAATCAAGGAAACGAAGATGAAGTCACTGTTTTAGTTGCCACTTCTGGAGATACTGGAGGCGCAGTTGCCAATGGGTTTTTAGGTGCAAAAGGCGTAAATGTGGTTATTTTATATCCTTCAGGAAAAGTAAGTGATATTCAAGAAAAACAACTAACCACTTTAGGACAAAATATTACAGCTTTAGAAGTCGATGGTGTTTTTGACGATTGCCAAGAAATGGTAAAAACTGCTTTTTTAGATGAAGAAATTACGAAGACTTTAACCTCTGCAAATTCAATAAATGTGGCACGTTGGTTGCCACAAATGTTTTACTTTTTCTTTACTTATAAAGAATTGAAAAAACTGAATAAAGAATTGGTTTTTTCTGTTCCAAGTGGAAATTTTGGAAATATTTGTGCAGGAATTATGGCACAAAAATTAGGTTTACCAATCAAACATTTTGTGGCTTCTACCAATGTAAACGACACAGTTCCTAATTATTTAAAAGACGGAAAATACATTCCAAAACCATCAAAAGCAACCATTTCTAATGCCATGGATGTTGGAAACCCAAGTAATTTTATTAGAATTCAAGAATTATATAATAATGACTTTGAAACAATAAAAACCCATTTTTCTTCATACAGTTTTTCTGATGATGCAACTCGCGAAAAGATGAAAACGATTTACAAAGACTCTGGTTATGTGGCAGATCCTCATGGAGCAGTTGGCTATTTAGGGTTGGAAAAATATGGTTTAAATGAAAACGAATTTGGGGTGTTTTTAGAAACGGCACATCCTGTTAAGTTTTTAGATGTTGTAGAAGAAACTTTGCCTATAAAAGTCGAAATTCCAGAACAGATTCAGAAAGTAATCAATAATAAAAAAGCAGCCATAAAAGCAAGTTCTTATGAAGATTTGAAAGCTTTTTTGATGGGGAATTAA
- the pdeM gene encoding ligase-associated DNA damage response endonuclease PdeM has protein sequence MIKPLVIISKKILCKDEVLEVTNQRVLYWESQKSLILSDLHIGKSAHFQKSGIPIPKNVLTTDLERLKQLINHFKAENLIIVGDLFHAEYNADLDEFKEWLLQFENLQLQLIKGNHDRLSNKIYEQFNIEVFKTELNINTLKFVHDSVEERSDFFTISGHIHPGVFIKGKGKQRIKLPCFQVTENQLILPAFSLFTGLNTRQSLRKCKNYCFTNDGIFEL, from the coding sequence ATGATAAAACCTTTGGTAATAATTTCTAAAAAAATACTTTGTAAAGATGAGGTTTTAGAAGTTACAAATCAACGAGTTTTATATTGGGAATCTCAAAAAAGTTTAATTTTAAGTGATTTGCATATTGGAAAATCGGCACATTTTCAAAAAAGTGGCATTCCAATTCCTAAAAACGTTTTAACAACAGATTTAGAGCGTTTAAAACAGCTAATTAACCATTTTAAAGCTGAAAATTTAATAATTGTGGGCGATTTATTTCACGCAGAATACAATGCTGATTTAGATGAGTTCAAAGAGTGGTTGTTGCAATTCGAAAACTTACAATTACAATTGATAAAAGGAAATCATGATAGATTAAGCAACAAAATTTACGAGCAATTTAATATTGAAGTTTTTAAAACTGAATTGAATATAAACACTTTAAAATTTGTGCATGATTCAGTTGAAGAAAGAAGCGATTTTTTCACCATTTCAGGACACATTCATCCTGGAGTTTTTATCAAAGGAAAAGGAAAACAACGAATTAAATTACCTTGTTTTCAAGTAACAGAAAATCAACTAATTTTACCTGCTTTTAGTTTGTTTACAGGTTTAAACACAAGACAAAGTTTAAGAAAATGTAAAAATTATTGTTTTACAAATGATGGGATTTTTGAGTTGTAG
- a CDS encoding ligase-associated DNA damage response DEXH box helicase, with translation MSNFKQTQGYKIIENWMAEKDQTPFSFQTQTWERYHNNFSGMVVAPTGFGKTFSVFLAVVIDYLNNQKNYKKGLKLIWVSPLRSLAKDLAKAMNTAVDEIGLDWTVEVRNGDTPTKDRRRQERAMPDVILTTPETLHLLFSQKKNSRWFKNVNCIAVDEWHELLGSKRGVITEIAIARIRNLSPKTRIWSISATIGNLEEAKNVLIPYDLKTTMIRAKEKKKIDIVSLLPDEVEELSWAGHLGKTMSSKIIPIIYKNTTTLIFTNTRNQSELWYQILIEEEPDLIGQIAIHHGSIDKVQRNFIEEAISNGLLKAVVCTSSLDLGVDFKPVDCVIQIGSAKGIARFMQRAGRSGHSPFERSKIYAVPTHSLQLIEVAAVKEAVKQNEIESRIPYVLTYDVLVQFLVTLAVGEGFKADETFELVKEIHAFHYLTKEEFDWCIHFITQGGNTLKAYEEFHKVVLDEDGFYRVKSRRIAMMHRMNIGVIVSEVMLFVKFFSGGYIGMVEEYFISKLKKGDAFILGGRVLEMKQIKDMTVLVKRSKNKKAITPSWMGGRLPLTSYLTHFLRLKLSDALIPNNREKELKFLHPLLKRQEANSHIPKHDEFLVELIETKEGFHLFAYPFEGRLVHEIMASLIAYRISQIDKRTFTIAMNDYGFELLSDQEIPLNEENITEIFSKENLIQDVTASINASEMASRKFRDIAVVAGLVIQTQPGNRKTNKSLQSSSGLIFRVLNDHEPNNLLLKQAYNEVFDYELEKVRLQSAFKRISESKIILKRAQNFTPLSFPLKVDSLRGTMSNEDLSKRIERIQKQALKA, from the coding sequence ATGAGCAACTTCAAACAAACACAAGGCTATAAAATCATAGAAAACTGGATGGCAGAAAAAGATCAAACGCCATTTAGTTTTCAAACCCAAACTTGGGAACGCTATCATAACAATTTCAGTGGAATGGTAGTGGCTCCAACAGGTTTTGGAAAAACGTTTTCTGTGTTTTTAGCGGTAGTTATCGATTATTTAAACAACCAAAAAAACTATAAAAAAGGGTTGAAATTAATTTGGGTAAGTCCTTTGCGCTCGTTGGCAAAAGATTTGGCAAAAGCCATGAACACTGCTGTAGATGAAATTGGTTTAGATTGGACTGTGGAGGTTCGAAATGGAGACACGCCTACCAAAGATAGAAGGCGTCAAGAACGTGCAATGCCAGACGTTATTTTAACAACTCCAGAAACGCTTCATTTATTATTTTCTCAAAAGAAAAACTCACGTTGGTTTAAAAATGTAAACTGTATTGCGGTTGATGAATGGCACGAATTACTAGGCTCAAAACGTGGTGTAATTACCGAAATTGCGATTGCGAGAATTAGAAATTTATCACCAAAAACTCGTATTTGGAGTATTTCTGCAACCATTGGAAATTTAGAAGAAGCAAAAAATGTCTTAATTCCTTATGACCTAAAAACCACGATGATTCGTGCAAAAGAAAAGAAGAAAATAGATATTGTTTCTCTGTTGCCTGATGAAGTAGAAGAGTTGTCTTGGGCAGGTCATTTAGGAAAAACGATGAGCTCTAAAATAATTCCCATTATTTATAAAAATACGACGACTTTAATTTTTACAAATACCAGAAATCAGAGTGAATTATGGTATCAAATTTTAATTGAAGAAGAACCCGATTTAATTGGACAAATTGCCATTCATCATGGTTCTATTGATAAAGTGCAACGTAATTTTATTGAAGAAGCCATTTCAAACGGATTGTTAAAAGCAGTTGTTTGTACATCTTCGTTAGATTTAGGAGTCGATTTTAAACCTGTAGATTGTGTCATTCAAATTGGTTCTGCCAAAGGAATTGCGCGTTTTATGCAACGCGCAGGCAGAAGTGGGCATTCGCCTTTTGAGCGTTCTAAAATTTACGCTGTTCCCACACATTCTTTGCAATTGATAGAAGTTGCTGCTGTAAAAGAAGCTGTAAAACAGAATGAAATCGAATCGAGAATTCCGTATGTTTTAACCTACGATGTTTTAGTTCAATTTTTAGTAACGTTGGCAGTTGGCGAAGGTTTTAAGGCAGATGAAACTTTTGAATTGGTAAAGGAAATTCACGCTTTTCATTATTTAACCAAAGAAGAATTCGATTGGTGTATTCATTTTATTACACAAGGTGGAAATACGCTAAAAGCTTATGAAGAATTTCATAAAGTAGTGTTAGATGAAGATGGATTTTACCGAGTAAAAAGTAGAAGAATAGCCATGATGCACAGAATGAATATTGGTGTAATTGTAAGTGAAGTAATGCTATTTGTAAAGTTTTTTTCTGGTGGATATATTGGAATGGTGGAAGAATATTTTATCTCAAAATTAAAAAAAGGCGATGCTTTTATTTTAGGAGGAAGGGTTTTAGAGATGAAACAAATAAAAGACATGACTGTTTTGGTAAAAAGAAGCAAAAATAAAAAAGCCATTACGCCAAGTTGGATGGGTGGTAGATTACCATTAACCTCTTACTTAACCCATTTTTTAAGATTGAAGTTAAGCGATGCTTTAATACCTAATAATAGAGAAAAAGAACTTAAATTTTTGCATCCATTATTAAAAAGACAAGAAGCCAATTCTCACATTCCAAAACACGACGAATTTTTAGTAGAACTCATAGAAACCAAAGAAGGTTTTCATTTGTTTGCCTATCCTTTTGAAGGCAGATTGGTGCACGAAATTATGGCTTCGTTAATTGCGTATAGAATTAGTCAGATTGATAAAAGAACCTTTACAATCGCTATGAACGATTATGGTTTTGAGTTGTTAAGCGACCAAGAAATTCCTTTAAACGAAGAAAATATTACTGAAATATTCTCGAAAGAAAATTTAATTCAGGATGTAACTGCAAGTATAAATGCGAGTGAAATGGCTTCTCGAAAATTTAGAGATATTGCTGTGGTTGCTGGTTTGGTGATCCAAACACAACCAGGAAATCGAAAAACGAATAAAAGTTTACAATCTTCATCAGGTTTAATTTTTAGAGTTTTAAATGACCACGAACCCAATAATTTATTACTGAAACAAGCGTATAACGAAGTTTTCGATTATGAATTAGAAAAAGTACGTTTACAAAGTGCTTTTAAACGAATTTCAGAAAGTAAAATCATTTTGAAAAGAGCACAAAATTTTACACCTTTGAGTTTTCCGTTAAAAGTAGATAGTTTGCGAGGAACCATGAGTAACGAAGATTTAAGCAAACGTATAGAACGCATTCAAAAACAAGCTTTAAAAGCCTAA